In the Neofelis nebulosa isolate mNeoNeb1 chromosome 11, mNeoNeb1.pri, whole genome shotgun sequence genome, one interval contains:
- the DUSP18 gene encoding dual specificity protein phosphatase 18, with the protein MTAPPCTFPVQFRQPSVSGLSQITSSLYISNGVAANNKLMLSSNRITTVINVSVEVVNTLYEDIQYVQVPVADTPISRLCDFFDPIADHIHSVEMKQGRTLLHCAAGVSRSAALCLAYLMKYHAMSLLDAHTWTKSCRPIIRPNNGFWEQLIHYEFQLFGKNSVHMVSSPMGVIPDIYEKEVHLMIPL; encoded by the coding sequence ATGACAGCACCCCCGTGTACCTTTCCGGTTCAGTTCCGGCAGCCATCAGTCAGCGGCCTCTCACAGATCACCAGCAGCCTATACATCAGCAATGGGGTGGCTGCCAACAACAAGCTCATGCTCTCCAGCAACCGGATCACCACGGTCATCAATGTCTCGGTAGAAGTGGTAAACACTTTATACGAGGACATCCAGTATGTACAGGTGCCGGTGGCTGACACACCCATCTCACGTCTCTGTGACTTCTTTGACCCCATTGCTGACCACATCCACAGTGTGGAGATGAAGCAGGGCCGCACACTGCTGCACTGTGCTGCTGGCGTGAGCCGCTCAGCTGCCCTCTGCCTTGCATACCTCATGAAGTACCATGCCATGTCCCTGCTGGACGCCCACACGTGGACCAAGTCATGCCGGCCCATCATCCGGCCCAACAATGGCTTTTGGGAGCAGCTCATCCACTATGAGTTCCAGCTCTTTGGCAAGAACTCCGTGCACATGGTCAGCTCCCCTATGGGAGTAATCCCTGACATCTACGAGAAGGAGGTCCATTTGATGATTCCACTGTGA